In Procambarus clarkii isolate CNS0578487 chromosome 30, FALCON_Pclarkii_2.0, whole genome shotgun sequence, the DNA window CTTGGGTTAAGTTTCATGTGTTACGAGTTGATGACGGCTCTACCGTACTGCTCTACACCAGTTGAGGTGATAGTTTTAGCAGTGGTACTCGAGGTGTGGCGACATCTGTCAGCCTACGGATTCTGACACTTGGCCTTAACAGGCGGCATGTTGGCAgcttcattgtgataaacaattcAGCTTCATATACTAACAGAGCGCGAGTATCGCAGAAGTACGCATCTCTGCCGACTCTGTAGGAATTACTCAACACCTGTTTACAATTGTGTTCATTTGTACAGAGACCCAGAGCTATGTTGTTGTTCAAATATTTTAAACTAGAGATCAGTCACTTGATAATAAAGACTGACGTTGCCAGGACTTACTGAGCAAGCAGGGAGTGACTGGTAggagggcgtggtggtgggcgtgcagTTGACACACCGTGTATGGCTCACCGTGTATGACACACCGTGTATGACCCAAGGTGTCACCTAGTTCAGCAAGTGTActggtgaagatgatgctgggagAGCTGGTGCGTGAGTGAGTTGAGTCTCTGGCGCCACCACCGGAACCAGTGTTGAGATAATATAAGATATGTGGCAGGATGTCCAGTTGCCATCTTCTCTTCATTGTTTTTTGACAGTCAAATATCTGGATGGTTTGTATTGTATGAGTATAATAATTATACGTACGTGAGCATATAATTGGATGACTGGCGTAATATAACACAACACCAAGTGTGCGGGGGGCGGCGCCCTGAGGCAGACCATTGAACAAGGCACGAAGCTTGCGTTgtcctcgtggtgtcctgtcctcATGACTGTGTTGTCCTCCTGACTGTTGTCCTCATGACTGTGACTGACATGTCCCTCCCACAGGAGTGCTGCTTGTGGCGGgtctctacaccaccacactctccgccACTCTGGCCTCCCTCTACGCGTCGCCTCGCGTCCTACAGTCCATCGCAGCTGAGAATGTTGTTCCGTTTCTCTCTCCGCTGGCAAAAGGGGTATGAACCGTCTTGACAAAATTATTCTGCTTCTATATTATATAGGGTTCCCCAGGGCTGGGTCTTATTAACCTGGTCAATAACGACTCTTTAAGTCTGCTCATTTGGTCACACATCGAGctgtattattttattaatacaTCTGATGTTGTAAAGCCTCACACTGTAGTATGAGGCTTTACAAGTGATGAAATATCACTAGCACACTAGTGATGAAATATTTATGGTTCATATTTCACTAGATCTTTATGACCATTggctgaggctccagtgtgttaATATTAGAAGTTGTGGTATTAATTTCCTTTGACAGGAATCATGAACTGAAAGATGGGTTTGAAAATATTATTTTCTGATTTAATGAAGCAATAGTATCCTTCATTTAAATTGTACATTCTTATAATTTATTAATAACTTTAAAGGAGAGGTATACATAGGGCGGTGTcgtgtatgaatacacactgAGAGCTTACTAGAGTCCTGCACCATGTTGATGGGCTTTAAGCCCAGCACCGAACTAAAACCTGGAAGATCGTATCAACGCAGTATATAACATAATACATTCACGTAATTAAATTATATTCCAATAATCATGGAATATAAACATGCAAGAacctaataatttttttttcagtatGGGCAAAAATCGAGCGAGACAATATTTACTGAATGTGGGAGACAGGTCTccaacctaaatatatatattttgtcccTCAGAAAGGTCCAAACAAAGTACCGGTGTTGTcactggtggtgacggtggtggtgacggtggtgttcctGATGGTGGGAAGGATCAACACTCTGGCACCCATCGTTACTATGCCCTTCCTCGCCACCTACGCCGCTATTGACTATGCCTACTTCGCCCTCGCTATGACAGCGGACCTGCAGAAGGCGCGGGAGGCCAGGTTCAGGTGAGACAGCTGTTACCTTCTGTTTCTAAACCCGAAGGAAGAAGAAATACTTATGTTAAGGCCATGATTATTTGTTTCGTTTTCATCCATTTTGTTTAATCCTTATCTTACTGTCGTTGGATGGGGCGGGATCATCATTGTTGCCAcaatatatgacaaagagtgctgggaatacGGGATACTACGagtatagctctcatcctataactacacttatgtaattacaaGATATAAATTTAATTGTCAATTCCGAAGACGCGTGTCGGAACTGATGAAAACATTACTATGCTGTGTATACCACACGGTAACGCTGGCTGACCTGACCTGCCAATCACCAATCAGTTGTTAGCGGTCATTTGACCAAGTGAGTCACCTCTCGACTGTAACTGACCCATACATATGAACAACTACTGTTGAACGGCGACGTAAAGTACAGTGAAGGCGGTGTTATAGACGTGACCAGTTGAGCCACAAGAGTATCCTGCTGTGGTCAGTGTTGGCTGCTCACACTTCCACCTGGCGTAGCCTTACACACCAATTGAACGCCGCAAGTAATAGGAAAATTATAAGTCATTGCTCTTTACAGAAATCAAACATTCGGAACCCCGACCTTCGCCTCCGGCGGCGGCACCGGCGGCGCCAGCGACCTGGACCACCTGTTCCCAGAGAGAATAACACACAAGAAGGTCATCACGGTAAGACCTTCACCTCCACCTAATTATAATGACCAACTTTCCTTAAAGGGCAAGATTAGGCGCCTCTCTGTCACATTACCTGATCACCTTCCGGTATACATTAATACTTGATGGATTTTGGCTCGTGTAGCTTATAGGTCAAGTTGCTAGttatgttgtgttgctgctgactatCCCCACAACTGCTGACTATCCCCACAACTGCTGACTATCCCCACACCTGCTGACTCTCCCCACACCTGCTGACTATCCCCACACCTGCTGACTATCCCCACAACTGCTGACTATACCCACAACTGCTGACTATCCCCACACCTGCTGACTCTCCCCACACCTGCTGACTATCCCCACACCTGCTGACTATCCCCACACCTGCTGACTATCCCCACACCTGCTGACTATCCCCACACCTGTCTGTTGTAACTGTCTACGACCTATCTGCCACCTGTCTATGATCTGTCTTTCTCTGGTACAGACAGCTGCCAGTTCAGGAACGTCAAGTCTGGTGTCGTCCCCAGATGACCATTCCAGCATCAAGTCAGACACTGACCGCTCCACAAAGGGTAAGACAGTGTTATGTGAGGGGTATCACTCTATGAGATGATATAGTAgcacaagaatatatatatatatatatatatatatatatatatatatatatatatatatatatgtcgtacctagtagccagaactcacttctcagcctactatgcaaggcccgatttgcctattaagccaagttttcatgaattaattgttttttgactacctaacctacctaacctaacctaacttaactttttcggctacctaacctaacctaacctataaagataggttaggttaggttaggtagggttggttaggttcagtcatatatctacgtcaattttaactacaataacaaaaaattgacctcatacataatgaaatgggtagctttatcatttcataagaaaaaaattagagaaaatatattaattcaggaaaacttggcttattaggcaaatcgggccttgcatagtaggttgagaagtgtgttctggctattaggtacgacatatatatatatatatatatatatatatatatatatatatatatatatatatatatatatatatatatatatatatatatatatatataacactccATATAATATTAAACTCATAAGACTTGAGAAACATGTGATAAAGAAATCAAACAAACCAAGAGTGGGTGAGAAAATACTGCTGAGGTCAGAAGGACACAAGTCTGACATATCTTTAGTGCAGTAAGAAACATATGGCAGATATAGGTCCTTATTATTGCAGTGAGAAACATTGAACTTTCTATTTGATAAGTATAATGAACAAGAATAACCATAACCTTCCTCGTGACTACCGTCTCTTGCCCTTGGACAGAGGAAGAGAGCGTTGGTAGCGGCGTGGCGGCCGGTGGAGCAGGAGGAGGGCTGGCGCCGGCTGGTCCAGGCGCCGGCCCGCTCGACATCACCAGCAAGGCTACCCACTGGTATTCTTACCTCTGCAACCGCTGGCTCTCCCTCCTGGGGGTAAGCACCTCTTGCGCATTATTTCATCATAAAGGTAAATATTGAGATGTATCTTTCAACACAGGACAATGAGTTTTAAAATGTCCactcataaataaataaatttttattcaaggtaaggtacatacatacatacaaggtaagatacaaaagttgatggatttatagatagagctagtacatacaatgcctaaagccactattacgcaaagcgtttcgggcaggaaaaacactaagactaaaactgtcatggctgtcaaccaacaaacttgcaccaaactcagaaaaagccatctttattttatttggtagtaaattatcaaatcagattcaactttagatagacaatgttaacgttaacagtaaaattgaggctaagttccttggcctatacatagacaagagattgaacttcagcacccacatacaacacatagccaaaAAAGTCTAAAAAATggtcggtatactttctaaaatgagatattatgttccccactctgctcttcTCTCGTTATACTACgcactaatatatccatatcttacatacggtatacACCCGCGTTAAGTATCACTATGACATTCGCAAAGTCCGACtagaggtaaacacacacacacaatggtggtgatgtggtggaaactgactccatacacagtttcaggtgtagatatgatagagcccaataggctcaggaacctgtacacctgttgattgatggttgagaggcgggagcaaagagctaaagctcaacccccggaagcacaactaggtgaatactagacAGGGGGATAGAAatcgcctaagctactctatccctttgagatgtatttctttcttatctcaataaacatacttggtgaatactaggttaatacacacacagtacacgcgAGTTACCCATATACACGCCATCCTGCAGTGACACAAGGAATTGCTTtacctatgatttgttcagaagtAAAACATAGAAGTACATAATTTCCTTACCCCCGTGTCCCTTTGTACTACAATGGTACTCTACTACCTGAAACTAAAGCTCCGTCAatatactgtaatttatatttaatcatcaccaccttccccaatTACTAATTGTACATACAGTAATCGTTACCTTGCTGTAATTTTTGAAAGTGCTGAAAGCTCTCATTGTATAcctcatttacatattttatttctGGTTGAGATTGTTCACCTTGTAATTTAAATTTCACTACAAATCCTTTGTAAACTTATTAAGACTTGCCGACAATGTTGTGTGAGTTAAGACCTTTGCCAGAATGTCCCATTTAATCACaaaaacctatactaacacaacccattgtacctttttgtatataaataaatgaatgaataagtatatattaaacaaaatttatatttattaacaTTGCTCTACCATTGGTAACCATTAACATTGGTAACTGTAAATCAATATAATAATGGGGGGACCAAATGTGCAGGTTTGTGTGAAGGTGTCGATGATGGTGTGTGTTCACTGGGCTTACGGTCTCCTCACCCTCCTCACCACACTGCTCATATATGTCTACATCGGCCAGGCCGCCCCCGGAGGTCCTCCTGGTATTGCCACCCACTTCGTCTTCCTCCGATGGCTCAAAAATATGTGCCTTACGTGCATTGGGTAAGCAAATATTTCCTAAGTACATACAGGGTGCTATAGGCTCCTTTTATTTTTGGAACTAAAGAGAATGTGTTTCCAAGCCTTTTAATAGTGGTCTGTTTGATTTAATAATTTGTGTACGTTGACAGCTTTATCTATGTTTTACACTGCTTAGccatatttaaataaaaatgctACATTTGTAATATTTGtaagacataataacataggataaaaccttacagttgtgtatttgtgatatGTAAGgaatttcgcactctcctgagtgctttgtcaaagtCTGAGTGTGGGATTAGGACGAGACTTCTCAACATTTAATCTTagacatctcaacgtctaatcttTAACCTTTAGACTTGCAGATGTCTGATCTTtagattagacgttgagatgcaagtctcgtcctaatcacacactcagacgttgacaaagcactcaggagagtgtgaaagacttggcgtaaattccttacataaatttcacaattaCATAAGTGTGGGTGTTTATCCTACAGTATGAAACACACAAAAattacattaacgtgatatatatcaatgaaaaaatccaccagGGCTATAGATGGGCGCCAACCTGCGACCAAGCCTCATATTCTATGAATAATGTACCTACAGTATGAATATTGTACTGTTCTAACTGATGCAATAAATACTAATAATTCAATACAATGTGAGTTATGAGTACCtgtcacatttatttattttaaagttAGATACTCAtaagtgttgttgtgttgatcaGGCAGCAGTCAGCTGAGTATGACCAGGTGGTGGTGACTCCGCTTCACCCGGGCGTCGAGGTCACTGCCAATCAGCTGACTGAAGAAAATGAAGACTTCGCTGCCAGGTCTCGTTATCACCAGTCAACCCCAGGCCAGGCACTCCCAGACCTGCCACAGTCTCGCTGACCCGCCTCCACCATCTGACTTGGGCACAGTTAgtcctttattatgcaccctatacccatccccctGGGCGGTGGGGGAAGAGGTTACAGAGGAACATAACGGGTTGAGGAAGTGAACACCACAATTCAATTAGCTAAGCGAGTAACAATCTTATGAAGCCAAATTCTTTTATTACACACATGCATatgcatatatgtatacatatatttgGTGGATATATACAGGGATAGAGTACTAGGTGACAGTTTTTTTTATCTAGGACCATCCccaagatctctttctttatcagaagtctttaaagatttctcacataatttataggttgtgtgggatctatgttctctttttccacattccataacatggcatttattcacattcaattccatttaccaagtggtgctccatatacttattttgtccaggtcttcttgaagggcatgataatcatctaagtttcttatcttccctatgatcttagcatcatcaacaaaTAGGTTCATATGAttttgtattccatctggtagattgtttatgtagacaatgaacattaccggtgcaagaactgaaccctgtagtactccacttgtgacatttctccagtctgatacattgcctctgattactgccttcatttttctatcagaaattttttcatccatgttaaaagctttcctgtcacccctccaatatgttccagtttttagaacaacctcttatgtttaACTCTGTTGAAAGTCTTTTTTAggttcagatagatgcagtcacccCAGCCatttctttcctgtaaaatctgtggctcgatcatagaaactgaataaattcgttacacaggatctcccAGAGCGAAAACCATACTGACTATCTATTAcatcgtttttctccaggtgttctaccccatttatttttaattatttttcccaatattttgactattacacttggcaATGATACAGGCCTATGATTGAGAGGGTCTTaaatgctgccacttttgtagattggaactatgttagcctttttccacgcatctgctacaactcctgtacacagggatgtctgaaaaatcatttgaagtggaatgctgagctcaggtgcacattctctcagaacccatggtgaaactccatctgggcctactgctttgttcttacttagctccttaagAATTTTGTTCACTTctcctctagacacctctatgtgctctatgttgttctctagaATTCTtactgtgtctggttccctgaagatttcattttgtacaaacacactttggaacttttcgtttaatgtttcatgcatttccttttcattttcagtgaatctgtttcccattttcaacctctgaatattatgctttacctgcaatttgttgtttatgaatttatagaatagacctggttctgttttacatttttctgctatccctttctcaaagttcctctctgcctctctcctcactcttgTGTAGTTGTttttcgcatctttgtatcgctggtatgtttgggggtttggcctcttccttcctatattgattccatttttatgtatttttggtCTCTGGTCCTCTCGcaattctgttgaaccaatcctgtttcctggttctgcatctctgctttgctATAAGTTGTGTTGTGCCTTtattatatatttcacaaaacttgacatacatctcatttacttccatgTCCTAACAACAAGTCTTTCGAGTCAAATTCCTGAAAGAAATGTCTAAGTTCCCCATaatgtcctctcttgaaatcaggtttttcaactgcttcaacctccttgtaatgaggtgtgtgtgtacttacctagttgtgcttgcgagggttgagctctggctcattggtcccgcctctcaactgtcactcaactggtgtacagattcctgagcctactgggctc includes these proteins:
- the LOC123765421 gene encoding solute carrier family 12 member 8, which produces MSAKTAVDWSRFGLASDGEREASETTRLKDPALDEGYYGGHHAELFTGEKGDVPWWKSTFFVSERVLFGTWDGVFTSCLVNLLGVIVFLRAGWVVGEAGVPLAALAVIVSVLVVLTSVVSAVGICERTRMENGGIYSLISHVLGSQVGGSVGLVYCFGQTVGISLCVTGFGESMAELVSVPGVWAEKAMGCGALLILALINVAGVKWVIKVQFILLLLVVLAALDFVFGSFLDHSDEPGVTGWSGVTWANNTSPGYTSGTSWFTVLGVFFPSVTGIMAGINMSSDLRHPARDIPVGTLSALGLSTVLYLVFVVVLGATVERKVLLTDYMITEKVSALGVLLVAGLYTTTLSATLASLYASPRVLQSIAAENVVPFLSPLAKGKGPNKVPVLSLVVTVVVTVVFLMVGRINTLAPIVTMPFLATYAAIDYAYFALAMTADLQKAREARFRNQTFGTPTFASGGGTGGASDLDHLFPERITHKKVITTAASSGTSSLVSSPDDHSSIKSDTDRSTKEEESVGSGVAAGGAGGGLAPAGPGAGPLDITSKATHWYSYLCNRWLSLLGVCVKVSMMVCVHWAYGLLTLLTTLLIYVYIGQAAPGGPPGIATHFVFLRWLKNMCLTCIGQQSAEYDQVVVTPLHPGVEVTANQLTEENEDFAARSRYHQSTPGQALPDLPQSR